The Misgurnus anguillicaudatus chromosome 12, ASM2758022v2, whole genome shotgun sequence region GTCGTCATTGGGAAGTCAGAGCATCCtggttgtatttttttttattttaagatatagGAAAATCATAAGccttgtgtacagtggattgctattcaaaaatataaaaaaagaaacaaaaaataaatgacaaaaaggactaaaatgtacaaacctgtttctttaattgttgctttttcttttaattttgtaaattcagtatgttaaataaattaatgctgAAAAATGGTTATCTTGTCTGTTATGCAAGCAAGACACACAATCCAAACAGAGGTGGGGTTTTGTATGCTGACGTATTAACAGTGGTTTTTAAAACTGCTAGAGTTTTGTCACATTGAATTGGTGTGACTTTGTGGCTGGAAATAAACACGTTTTAAAAGAATCATAATTAACTAATACATATTTAAATTGTTGATGTTGttaagtacaaaaaaaaaacaataattagCGCGTCTGTGCTAAGTTTGGAGCTGATAAATAGATGTGTTCGACTTCTTGCAGCTCTGCGTAGACCATGTggcatcaaagtaccgcgagagcgattgcaGAGCTTACGGAGCAGTCTTCtatcaaatcgctctcgcggtactttgtcgTCACAATCAATCGGTTTTGCGCACTTGGTAAAGTGGGCAAAAACTttatggccgtttctcaatccgaaggctgcagcttTCGGAGGTCCCATTTGTAGTCTGTCTACGGCATCAAGACggtcttatttcaaaatattaacaattataaattgATTATTATTTGTAGTTAATCGTAAATGTTTGTATGCTTATGaattgcgaatgtaatgctcagttaacttaggcttgatgacgtatgcagcctgcttCTGCGACCTACGGAGGCTGTATCCTTcggatttattaaaaaaatacaagcacaaacattttaatccttttattttttaatgcttaCCTGTTGTTTACAAACGGTTGCGAGTAGTCAAGCAAACCACGTGACCAGTCTTCGTTGTACATGACCAATCAGAAAGAAGGTTTGGGCCGCTAAGACCGCCCACTTGATTCTCCACTTTATGCTGTTTGCCACTCTATTTTCTTGTTCTGTTAAACGGCCCTACTTCGCTTTTTTCTAAACTGCTGATTGGCTGACACCATAACGGAAGTAAATAGTCTTCTGTAGTAGTCGGAAATGCTTTGTAATTTTAACATTAACTttagtttaaaacaacacaaatagATACTGAGGAGCCACATTACAATCTTAGATATGAAGCGAGTGACGCTGTTTGTAAATGGAACCTCGCACAATGGAAAGGTAAACGTTTTGTTATCCGTTATCTTTCTATTGCAgaattaaaagcatttttgttgACTAACTTACATGGCTTGTATACCAGGTAGTGGCAGTTTATGGCACTCTGGCTGATTTGCTGTCAGTTGCAAGCACAAAATTTGGAATCAAAGCTACCAACATATACAATGGGAAAGGTGGTCTAATTGATGATGTAGCTCTTGTCAGGTATGAAGCATTCAATTCTGCACTAGTTTTCTTACGTGTAAATTAATATATACATTATCTTTCTTATGTATACATGATCATATGTATACATTATCATCAGTACATCAGTTTTAGAAATTTTACAATTTGGTCTGTAATCTGTATTCTTGCAATAGAGATGATGATGTCCTCTATGTATCTGAAGGAGATTTCTTTGTTGGTGAGTTTGAAACAATCTCTTTTTCACTTTGAtttgtatttttcttatttcatcTCTTATcttttttaattgaattatGTTTTACAGATGCACCAAATAATTCAGAAGGTGCACATGAGTTTCACTCATGGACTCACACAGACTGGATAACCCTAAATGTAGGGGGGAGAAGATTCACCACCACCCGGTAATCTCAAAACAACTTTAAGTAATCCTGCTAGtgaaaaataatcaataatCTGAATCACAACAAACACTGGCAGAGCGGTGCattaacatatatatacattacatttacatttattacttGGATTCGAACagtgaccttttgcgctgctaacgcaagttttaccactgagctatacagaagCACATTTAATACCATATGTGTCTTTTCAGAAGTACTTTGGTGAAAGAGCCAGAGAGCATGTTGGCCCACATGTTCAGAGACAAGGGTGAGAACATGACATTGTTTGTctattaaatgtttaaaatcgGTTTTTAAGGTTATGGCTTCAGGTTCATCATTTTCAGTTTTGCTTTTCTCTAAATTCTGTGAAGCAGATGTTTGGGGAAACAAACAAGACGAGCAAGGTGCATATCTCATCGATCGCAGTCCAGATTACTTTGAACCCATACTGAATTACCTGAGACATGGACAGATCATCATTAATGACGGCATAAATCTATTGGGTAAGAATGATGCAACATATTTGAAAGTTTTAAACACTTCTTTACagatatgcaatataatatcCATAActttattatcagtggtgtataaagacctaaCAACatcaactgtattgtttttattactttagaatgaacAATTTTATCTACAGTATATACAccgtgggtccccttacatggaagtcgtcagtttgtgccgccatgtttccaAAGTaaccctaaacggacaaactgctctacaatgTCACTACATTGTcttatgcagggttcacaccagacgcggtagaggcggcaagtgcgagtgatttacatgttaagtcaatgcaaagacgcgatctaTCACGAATTGAGCGTTGAAGCGGGAAAAGCActagttgaaaaatctgaactttggtggatttccgcgccacgttaaccaatcaggaccttgctgtagtagtgacatgattacaggaagtgagcggagtctcagcagagtcgcagaagccactcccattatgcgaatttccgcgtgaatgtctcaaataaCTACAATTTCACAcacggctttcacgcgcgaatgaagctagtaaactcaaatgttcaacgtccaactacgcgcgaatagcacGTTTTTGCGGTCTCTACCATGGCTAGTGTTAATGCAGCATTAGACAACTGTGTttcaaaagggaggggtgagctgtggactgagccgttggttgctaTTCAcagcctcaccactagatgccgctaaaaatctacacagtgatCCTTTCattttcaattattttattaattcagtTATTTTTGGACAACAGTTTTGCTTATGATAAATTATTATATGCCGATGATCCCTGTTACAATAAGTTTGCATGTAAATTGAATAATAGTGTAGTTTACTTTGTTTAGGCGTGCTTGAAGAAGCCCGTTTCTTTGGAATCGAACGGCTTGCTGAGCAACTTGAAGTTGTTATTAAGGTAACGAATTTCATTTATATGAGTCTTATAGTATATGGCGATTAAAAAAATCATGATCAATTATATGCTCTCCTATCTCAGAATTCCCAGCCTCCCGATGACCACTCGCCCATCTCCAGAAAAGAATTTGTGCGTTTCCTGCTTGCCACGCCAACTAAATCGGAACTCCGTTGTCAGGTATAACAAAACCGAATAAATACCTTGATCGCTTTGATTGTGCTATATTGTTGTGTCGGGTTTATCTGAGATCAGTTTTTTCCTCCCAGGGTCTAAATTTCAGCGGGGCAGATCTTTCACGGCTTGACCTGCGCTATATTAACTTTAAGATGGCCAATCTCAGTCACTGTAACCTCACGCATGCCAACCTCTGTGGTACCAACCTGGAGAGGGCAGACCTTTCTAATGCTAATCTAGATGTATGATTTTCTCTTTTTGTGTTCTAATGACGGTAATTTTTTCTTGCAGAGATGTGATgtagtttttgttgtttatagGGAGCCAATTTACAGGGAGTAAAAATGCTTTGCACCAATGCAGAAGGGGCGTCACTTAAAGGCTGCAATTTCGAAGATCCTGCCGGGCTTAAAGCGAATCTGGAGGGTAAAGCACTTGGCATGTGTGAAACTAAAATTTGATCGTGTGTTTTCAGCACGTAATGTATGTCATTTTGTTCTCACAGGTGCAAATCTGAAGGGTGTTGATATGGAGGGCAGTCAGATGACCGGGATAAACCTCCGTGTTGCCACGTTGAAAAATGCCAAACTGAAGAATTGTAACTTACGGGGTGCCACACTGGCAGGGACTGATTTGGAGGTGACTGGATCTTTAATTTTCAAAACCAAACCAATATGTCTTAAGGTGCGTTCACACCTGATTCAAATGAAGCATTAACTGCGAGTGATTTATATGCAAAGACGCAATAGACATCCGGCGATTCACGCGAATGAGGCAGAATGATTTGCACAAAACGCAAGAGTTGAACTTTAGCGAATATTGGTGCCGcgtaaccaatcaggagcttgctcaagtagtgacgtgattacgacGTACCGAGCAGAggcagaaatacaaaacaataatGGAGGACAAACTCATTGTCGCTGTATAATACCCGGAGTGAGGAGGTCCCGAGTTAACTTAAAATGTTCAGAGCGCCCAACTAAGTGCAAATAGCGCAATTTATTCGATTcattcgcatctggtgtgaacgcaccattagaGACCGGAATGGGTGGGTACCACATAGCAACACTTTAAAACCCTCAGAACAATCTGGGAATCATCCACCAAATGTACACGTTGTGGTACAAACTTTTTACAAGCAAACAGTTGTAAACTCcctaatattttattttcatttgtaatCATGCAGAACTGTGACCTCTCAGGCTGTGACCTTCAAGAGGCGAACCTTCGGGGCTCAAATGTGAAAGGGGCGATTTTTGAGGAGATGTTGACCCCACTGCATATGTCTCAAAGCGTCAGATAACCACATACACTCACCGCTGTCTGTCTTCCGTGACCGTGAGACGATGGTCTCTTCACAGAGCagctttaaaagaaaaaactacCTACAAACCTGTCGATTGTCATGTGACCTTGAGCTTATTGATATTCTCTGTTCATGTGCCGTCTACTGTTGCCTCAAGAACATTATTTTGTCCAATGCTTGATATGTAAACGTCCTTTAAAATGTTTGGCTGCCAAATACCCTTAAAAGGTCTTTTATAAAGTGTTTTTCTGAATGCAACTGCTGACTGTGGCTTTATCATGCGATTTATATATTTGTTCAGAGCCTTTATTTGTCACTGCTGGCCTgtgaacagatttttttatatctttGCTTCTGTATTTGATACTGATTGAggaatatgttttttttgttactATAATTTCTATACATTGTTATATATTgtcatttcatttgaaaaagttttGCTTATTTCAGTGTAATGCAACTTTCCTGGACTGCGATGCATGGTAGTTTTTAAAATCAGGAGGATGTAGCTATTACATGACATGTCAGTTTGACAGCTATATTCTGTATTAGTCAAACCCTGCTGAATTTCTGTCATTTGTATTAAGATCAAATAAAGTATAACACTGGAGATAAGAGAAACGTTTgtcatttaaaggggtagttcacccaaaaatgaaaattctgtcatcatttactagggtgaccatacgtgccattcttcccggacacgtcctggccaggatttcggtgcgtcttccggaagtcgtatttgttgaccgcatacgccattaagacatacaatcgtagtttcattcttaccttaaattgtaacggttgcttttcggtaataataataataatcctctatgacgtatgcagtcgacAAGTGCGACTTCCGGAGGACGCACCCAGGGTCCTGGCCGGGGCGCGTCCGGGAGGAGTGGCACCTGTGATCACCCTACAAttacttactctcatgttgttacaggCCTGTATGGGTTTGTTTGTTCTGATTGACACAGGGGACGATGTTTTGAGAGATTTTTGTGGCCAAGCCGTTTGTGGACCCcgttcacttccatagtaagaaaaaaagaatactagTAAAAGGGGTccacaaacagtttggttacaaacatttctcaaaatatcttcttttgtgttcatccgaacaaagaaatgtatacaggtttgtaacaacataagggtgagaaaatgatgacggaactatccctttaagtattaTTTTGTGCACGTCTCAACAGTTTGCGTTGTCGCGGGCGAAATTTAACTTCCGGTCTctctgtttaatggtctgactaaacctaaactctggaacaaatacctagttgaaaataatgtttttgtttctgAAAGACGAGGGCAGacggcgatcatggatcaccgctatgtgaagggaggttaaaaaaaaatatatatatatattctacgttttgtttattttgcttgttatcagaaataaactactctaaaagtcgttattgattctttgctaAATGTCCCGGAAGTTACGTTTGCTTCACAATAGccgtttgtttaaatgtttttactgtACTGAAGCCTTATGGATGGATGTGAGTTTTATTGGAATGACTGATAGGATCAGATGGGGGCATTGCAGAAGGGGGGCAGTGGCAGTGTACTTAACCCTTAGTAATAGTATTCCTGtaaaaagctttttaaaaaaaacgccTAAAAAGGACACTAATTGTACGTGCTGTGTTGATAGTATCTTGTTTAAATCAGTCGAATATCAAAAAATCTCAGCATTCCAAAGATATGCGACATGTTTAACGTtagcttttttgtttttgagttgtGGTATCATGAGTTTACTGTCAAAGGATGCAATTTTCCGCCCACGGAATCCTGAAATCCTGGAAGTGAGTTAGAgagaaaaaaagtataaatgtcGCGACAGAATAAACCGTTTCTTTAGAAACACACAGTAGCTGTTCCTCTCAGTACCTACGCGCGTGCGGAGGTTTGCCCGCAACACCTGGATTTAGGTCCAAACGCGAAcgcttaaaaatataaattcgTCACATCAAAGTGGTGAGTGCTTTTATATCTTGTGTTAGAAACATAACGTTATCTGTTTTTAAGCTTGCAAACTAAAGTATACAGAATTATATATAGGGCACATATTagaacttttaaaaaatatgttcttTATTGTCTTTCCAAAATAAGTAGAATAGGGATGTTGTATTGTGTTcttgaaatatgaaaagttGTTATTTTTATGGATGTATTGTGTGgcctttttctcttttagctgcaTTGCCATGTCCTATTTCAGGATGTTATTGTCATTGCGTATACTTCTCCTGTGGGTTGTTTTAGCCCAGCTTTCCTTGGCTCACGCGCATCTTGCAGAGACTAAACAAggtatgtgtttgttttgttgtctaCATGAGGTAAAATGGCCTAGAAGTATGAACAAAGGCTACTAATAGACCAAATTAAAAGATGCTTTTACCATTCATGCAAACTagtttttaatcaaaatatgtcATTTATGTAAATCGTGTACtgtagagcagtggttcccaatctTTTTCACCTCAAGGCCCCCTAGTTGCCCACAATACTATTTAAAGGCCCAACACTCACAcatttttttccacataaaattaaacaaaacttgGAATGACTAGACAGATATATTCGCTACTAAAATGGTCAAGAAACATCAAGATTTATAGATTATTTcagcttattttaatgcttgttttgtccaatttttaATAGCAACTGTTTAGCAAGAccaatatctctgcatcagaacatcatgcGTAGTCCTGAATTAATCTACACCTTTTCTGGGAATCGGTCCCTTTATGTTGTAGAATGTGGTTGAGAGATGATTTGTTAGGCAGCTCCCCTGTGTGGGTTTGTGGTTTTGTGTATGATTCAAGCGTAGGCACAGTTCTGAGCAGAATCCTGGAGCGACGCCTACAGTGACTCACGCTTCCTCACTGTCCGGCAgtctttaaaggggccatggcacaagacttttttaagatgtcaaataaatatttggtgtccccagagcacatatgtgaagttttagctcaaaataccatatagatactttattttagcatgttaaaattgccactttgtaggtgtgtgcaaaaatgtgccgttttgggtgtgtcctttaaaaagcgaatgagctgatgaaattcaaacactgatcacaatgatggtggtttgttgcaattaaaactcaattgtgcttttctctgcactaaatggcagtgctgtggttggatagtgcagattaaggggtggaattattataataagagctccttatgacatcttAAGGAAGCCAAATTTCTACGACCTATTTtatcatgtgcttgtagagaatggtttaccaaaacttagttTCTGGGTTgacctttttcacattttctagggtgatagaagcactggggacccaatcatagcacttaaacatggaaaaagtcaggttttcatgccatggcccctttaaagagCAAATACATTACCTGTGTGCTTGAATTATAGCAAACTGCAATCCAGATTCTGCTTTTTGAAAATGAGTAGCAAGAAATGAGAAATGGTCTTCCTTCTGACTTTTTATTTAAGGGTTGTATAAATTTCAACACAAATCATGTCGACTTTTTCACAGGTCACACAGTACTATCACGTGAGGATGATGATAAGTCATCAGAAGACAACAATCCGTCAAGCAGCCAGAAACTCTTACGTAAGTACTAACCCTATTTTTCAGTAGACAATGAAATGATGAATCCGTCATTGTTATTAATGCAGTTTTTATCCACTGTAGCAATGGCACCTCAATGGGCCCGACCtgaaaagatgacagaaaagCCTTATGCTGTACCAGCCAGCAAAACAGTGAAATTCCGATGTCAGGCCGAGGGAAACCCCGTTCCAAAGCTGCGCTGGCTCAAGAACGGAAAGGAGTTCAAAAGGGACCAGCGCATTGGGGGTTACAAGCTAACCCTGTTCTTTAGACTTCAAGACGCTCAATTCTCATTGACTTGAAAatgtccccttggttactttcaacaGCTAGGGACTagctattttcgggcactgcgtaatatcactacacctgctgcagccatgttacatcagcaaagtccttgatcattacgccagaatgagagtatagttcctagccatatggtcttcacgggtccaaagaaatgtacccgacccgaaatgaaCCGAATCACTTTATACCTGAACCGAACgtgcataaatatatttttttttaaagaaagacccgacccgagacaaacccgaggAAATTAGACCTgagtccgacccgaactagtCCGACTAACTTGTGCGAGTCTCAAGCTAAATGCGTAACTGTTGGCAGCCCTGCTAAATCAGAATTAAGAGTGATATTTATGCTTTATAGAATCATATTTACTATGCCGGATCAGAAACTCTTGCATTTAGTTCCTGTAGTCAAACTAAAAatctataaaaatgtaaacatcataAATCTTCTCTGCTTCCTCTCTCAGCTAAGGGAACACTTGTGGACCATAATCATGGAGTCGGTGGTGCCCTCAGACAAAGGCAACTACACCTGCCTGGtggaaaataaatatggaagcATAAATCACACTTATCAGCTTGATGTAGTCGGTCAGTTATATCTCATACATTTTTAGGCTAAATAATTCAGCGCTTAAATACCCCAGTAGATCTAAACCCATGTCTAACAAACCCCTCATGTGCGTGTTGTAGAGCGATCTCCACACAGGCCAATCCTACACGCAGGTCTGCCAGAAAACCAGACCGCTGTCGTGGGTAGTGACGTGAAGTTTGAATGTAAAGTGTATGGCGACCATGACCAGCGGCCTCACATacagtggctcaaacatatcaTAGTCAGGGGAAGCCGGGTCGGACCTGACGGACTCCCTTATGTCCGAGTTCTGAAGGTAAAGATGCGTTCCATTTTTttatctgatttgttaaaataaagTGCTTGTTTTATGATTAACAGTATGGCAGAGCAGAAGCATTGCATGTGTAAAGGGATTATGGGACATTTTTGAAGTTGGCCATGAATATCATTTCTCTACTGCAGCTTGTGATCAAATAttagatttaaaaacaaaaaatcataAAGGTactttttgctttttatttgaCCAGCAGCCCAAGGTTGCATCTTTTACAAGCTCTACAAATTATTCACAAATATAaaggttttttattttattttttttgtcatctCCAGCACTCGGGGGGTCAAATGCTGTCACTTTACAATATAACAGTTAACACTTTTAATACTTTGGGTCTTCCTATTTCACAATGCCATGGAAACGCCCAGGTTATCCCATGTTTGGGATTAGAACCCAACCCATGGCACTGATTTCCTTGAAGTCGGTTGGGTCCTACTGGTTAGTGCTCCATGTTGCTAATCTGGTGTGGGTGAATTAAGGGTGATGGTGTAGGCCATTGTTGTTTGGTCCTGCTACAGGTGTTGGGCCAGGACTTTATGTGTCTTTCAAAGCTTTGGGAggttgtaaatgtttttaaagccaACTAGAAACAACTCCTAAAAACTTCCTTCCACTCACTTCTGGACCTTGGGTGtgcttttcttcttttattCCAGACTGGTGCCCTTAACACCACAGACGAAGATATGGAGGTGCTCCTGTTGAGGAATGTGTCCTTTGAGGATGCTGGGGAGTACACTTGCTTAGCGGGCAATTCTGTGGGGATCGCTCATCAATCAGCATGGTTGACCGTCATCAAAGGTACCTGGCAACATTTTTTTCTCACCTCTTTCGACCTCTCCTCCTCTTCAATCTCCTTTCTGACTATCGTTGGTGTTGCAAGGCTTCGCTAATGACAAGTCCCAGATTGTAAGCCTAGAGGTCATCTGGACTATAGACCAGACTACAGTGCTGAATGTAGaccagggctagtcaactggaGGCCCGTGGGCCAAATGCGGCCCTCCAATCATCTTTAAGCCGTCCGGTAATCCTTTTCTGATTTTAAAATCAGCGTAAGTTACTTACGTTACTTTAAAGCCGCCATTCCACTGTACACAACAAATGACGACCGAAAATCCTGTGCTGCGTTGGGTGCCATCCACCTGCAAGTGTGTAATTTTCGGATCCAATTTGAGCTTTGAatgcataaaaaaataacttgtgCAATTACAACGCATGTGAAACACCAACCGGAAGTGAGatatttcagtgtgttccaatcaaaacactgtgtgcAAGGTGAAAATTATGAATCCTTTTTGTTAAAgtttatcagtaacacttgaatcctttaaatgattgattactgagtaaattattaagtataaatatattcaaaGATTAAATTCTCTTACCCTGGAATGTGCTTCTCTCCCATCTTGATAAGGATTTACaattaaactgaaattttattacaactgccactagggggcgaacttcAGCATTCGTGTCCTAATGTagtgtacaatggaaaggcGGTTTAGCtgatatatctttaaaatattacaaaagaaaacatgaggtgcaattttagtcattaggacAAGACTGGATGTATGTGTGAATActtgaaatgtaaaaatttcTGAAAGTTAAACAGTTAGTGCTATACAATACATGTTTTGATTATTTACACTTGCacttttttgtgcaatgttcATAGTTAaactattaacatttggctcttgcaattgtttttaaaatattaaaaaagaaaatatgagttttcagtaattTAAAGGCAAAGTACAGGATACAAGatgtgtgcatctttgttgAAAATGCATGGTTTTCAATATAtgatatatacaaatatatatataaactgttcgctttaaatcttctgtatgcgaatgttgattcataccaaaatgtttttttgcatagttgtgtttgacacatgaaaaagtcTCTGGTtacgggttacgtatgtaactgttgttccctaagaagggaacaagacgctgcgtGTCCCTTGCCATACTTGCTGCGTtcctgtaacgctgtctttggcaatatttcatatagcgatatactttctggttctcgtgtcaccctgtctttgatgttaagcctcaccattggttgaatttgatgtacacattcagacacacttaccccatGGAGGCGTgtccaaagtgtcaccgcagtgacgcagcgcgagttccctccaaagggaactgtaacaatgtatcttaaaaggtaactcGATATaaacttgctctcacttgaaatgtgtccccacatttagtccttgaatttgagggtattggacctggaaagtccttgaaaggtccttgaatttgaagttaactaaggtgtgggaaccctgtgcaATATGGTCGCATATCCGGGTAACTGTTTAAACTGTAACATAGGGGAAAACTCTCTATTGTAGGGTTTTTGTTGGTGTCTCCATTCTGACCTTTTATTTAAGGGGCTGAAtaaattttaatacaaatctgtTGATATTGTCACAGGTTACACAGTACCATCATCTGAGGACAAGGATGAGTCAAGCAGCCAGAAGTGCTTGCGTAAGTACTGACCCTATTTTCCAACAGACAATAAAATTATGACAAGTGTTTTTCCTCAAAGTGTATGTGTTAGAAGCAGGAAAAACGGGCAAGCGTAAGGATCTGAGCGACTTTGACAAGGGCCAAATTGTGATGGCCAGACGACTGGGTCAGAGCATCTCCAAAACTGCAGCTCTTGTGGGGTGTTCCCAGTCTGCAGTGGTCAGTACCTATCAGAAGTGGTCCAAGGAAGGAAAAGAGGTGAAAACGCAACAGGGTCATGGGCGGCCAAGACCAAATGCCAAAAAAGTGAATGCTTTCTGATAAAATGATCTAGTGGAGTCCACGCCTCAACGGGTCAGGACTGTTTTGGTGACAAATGGGGGACCCACacaatattaggcaggtggtcataatgttatggctgatCAGTGTATGTCTGCCCTTCATGAATCCTGAATACTACCTATTATCTCTTCTAAGCTTTTTTTCTGCAATCAGCAGTCACCCTCGCAATCCTGTAGCAAATATGTGCTaatattgttttaaacctgtatgaatttcttttttctgatgaacacaaaagaggatgttttgAGAAGTGGTGGTGGGCACACAGCAGTGAGTGAccgttgacttccatagtaggaaaaaaatattttagaagtattgtgataaatgactaaaaaatttttttgataaatgatggtaagcacacagttgacggtacccattaaattccatcatatttttttattc contains the following coding sequences:
- the LOC129446559 gene encoding fibroblast growth factor receptor 1-A isoform X1, yielding MSYFRMLLSLRILLLWVVLAQLSLAHAHLAETKQGHTVLSREDDDKSSEDNNPSSSQKLLPMAPQWARPEKMTEKPYAVPASKTVKFRCQAEGNPVPKLRWLKNGKEFKRDQRIGGYKLREHLWTIIMESVVPSDKGNYTCLVENKYGSINHTYQLDVVERSPHRPILHAGLPENQTAVVGSDVKFECKVYGDHDQRPHIQWLKHIIVRGSRVGPDGLPYVRVLKTGALNTTDEDMEVLLLRNVSFEDAGEYTCLAGNSVGIAHQSAWLTVIKGYTVPSSEDKDESSSQKCLLYVLEAGKTGKRKDLSDFDKGQIVMARRLGQSISKTAALVGCSQSAVVSTYQKWSKEGKEVKTQQGHGRPRPNAKKVNAF
- the LOC129446559 gene encoding fibroblast growth factor receptor 1-A isoform X4 translates to MSYFRMLLSLRILLLWVVLAQLSLAHAHLAETKQGHTVLSREDDDKSSEDNNPSSSQKLLPMAPQWARPEKMTEKPYAVPASKTVKFRCQAEGNPVPKLRWLKNGKEFKRDQRIGGYKLREHLWTIIMESVVPSDKGNYTCLVENKYGSINHTYQLDVVERSPHRPILHAGLPENQTAVVGSDVKFECKVYGDHDQRPHIQWLKHIIVRGSRVGPDGLPYVRVLKTGALNTTDEDMEVLLLRNVSFEDAGEYTCLAGNSVGIAHQSAWLTVIKGYTVPSSEDKDESSSQKCLRKTGKRKDLSDFDKGQIVMARRLGQSISKTAALVGCSQSAVVSTYQKWSKEGKEVKTQQGHGRPRPNAKKVNAF
- the LOC129446559 gene encoding fibroblast growth factor receptor 1-A isoform X2; this translates as MSYFRMLLSLRILLLWVVLAQLSLAHAHLAETKQGHTVLSREDDDKSSEDNNPSSSQKLLPMAPQWARPEKMTEKPYAVPASKTVKFRCQAEGNPVPKLRWLKNGKEFKRDQRIGGYKLREHLWTIIMESVVPSDKGNYTCLVENKYGSINHTYQLDVVERSPHRPILHAGLPENQTAVVGSDVKFECKVYGDHDQRPHIQWLKHIIVRGSRVGPDGLPYVRVLKTGALNTTDEDMEVLLLRNVSFEDAGEYTCLAGNSVGIAHQSAWLTVIKGYTVPSSEDKDESSSQKCLQAGKTGKRKDLSDFDKGQIVMARRLGQSISKTAALVGCSQSAVVSTYQKWSKEGKEVKTQQGHGRPRPNAKKVNAF
- the kctd9b gene encoding BTB/POZ domain-containing protein KCTD9b, whose amino-acid sequence is MKRVTLFVNGTSHNGKVVAVYGTLADLLSVASTKFGIKATNIYNGKGGLIDDVALVRDDDVLYVSEGDFFVDAPNNSEGAHEFHSWTHTDWITLNVGGRRFTTTRSTLVKEPESMLAHMFRDKDVWGNKQDEQGAYLIDRSPDYFEPILNYLRHGQIIINDGINLLGVLEEARFFGIERLAEQLEVVIKNSQPPDDHSPISRKEFVRFLLATPTKSELRCQGLNFSGADLSRLDLRYINFKMANLSHCNLTHANLCGTNLERADLSNANLDGANLQGVKMLCTNAEGASLKGCNFEDPAGLKANLEGANLKGVDMEGSQMTGINLRVATLKNAKLKNCNLRGATLAGTDLENCDLSGCDLQEANLRGSNVKGAIFEEMLTPLHMSQSVR
- the LOC129446559 gene encoding fibroblast growth factor receptor 1-A isoform X3; translated protein: MSYFRMLLSLRILLLWVVLAQLSLAHAHLAETKQGHTVLSREDDDKSSEDNNPSSSQKLLPMAPQWARPEKMTEKPYAVPASKTVKFRCQAEGNPVPKLRWLKNGKEFKRDQRIGGYKLREHLWTIIMESVVPSDKGNYTCLVENKYGSINHTYQLDVVERSPHRPILHAGLPENQTAVVGSDVKFECKVYGDHDQRPHIQWLKHIIVRGSRVGPDGLPYVRVLKTGALNTTDEDMEVLLLRNVSFEDAGEYTCLAGNSVGIAHQSAWLTVIKGYTVPSSEDKDESSSQKCLPGKTGKRKDLSDFDKGQIVMARRLGQSISKTAALVGCSQSAVVSTYQKWSKEGKEVKTQQGHGRPRPNAKKVNAF